The following nucleotide sequence is from Candidatus Alcyoniella australis.
GCAGCCGCCTGAGAATGTAGCGCATCAAGTTTCGATCATCCCCCGCAAGACGGCCCACACAGGGCCGGGTCGAACTGTAGCCTGGAATATTCGCGCGGCTTCGTCAACGAAACGGGCGCGCGTCCATTTAACTAATCGCCTCGCGGCCGTGTCTTAGCAAAGGACGCACGAAGGAGGTTTCACAAGATGATCCGTAATCGCAAATCGTTAATTCCGATGATCGTCGTGGTCGCGGTGGTCGCTATCGCGCTCTGGTCGGGAAACGCCCTGGCCCAGCAGCATCGCAATCCCGTATGCCAAGCTGCGCTGGACAATCCGCAGCTGCTCGCTGAGCTGAACATCACCCAGGAGCAGGTAGCGCAGCTTCAGGAGATCAACCGCGAGATGCGGCGCCAGATGGCGCCGTTGCACTCCAAGCTTGAGGTGACGCGCATCGACCTGGAGGCGCTGCTCGACGCGGACAACCCGGACCGCAAGGCGATCGAGACCAAAGTGAGTCAGATCAGCGATCTGCAAGGACAGATGCAGCTGATCAAGATCAACTCCCAGCTCGATGCCCGGCAGATCGTGGGCAAGCAGACAATGGACAAGCTGCAACAGATGACGCGCGGTCGGCACAATCGTGACGCGCGCGGCAATCAGGGTCAGCAGGGACGCGGCGGACGCGGTGACCGTGGCGACCGCAGCGAACGCGGCGCGAAAAACAACGGCCGCTAAATAAGCCCTTCCCCAAGATAATCAGGGCCCGACCATCTTCGGTCGGGTCCGCATTTTTCTATTTCGACGACACCTCGCTTAACGCGATGCCCAGCGCCTTGGCCACGCCCGCACCGTAAGCCGGGTCGGCCTTGGCGCAGTTGCCGATGTGCCGGGCCTTAATCTCCTGGGGAGCGTCGCCCATGGCGCGGGCGGTGTTGTCGAACAACGCCTGCTGCTGTTCGGGATTCATCATCCGAAACAGATTGCCCGGCTGGGAGTAATAATCGTCGTCATCCTCGCGGTGATTCCAATGATCGGCCACGCCCTCCAGGGCCAGCGGCGGCTCGCGGAACTCGGGCTGTTCCTGCCACTGGCCGTAGCTGTTGGGCTCGTAGCCCAGGGTTGCGCCGCTGTTGTCGTCCACGCGCATCATCCCGTCACGGTGAAAAGTATTGACCGGACAGCGGGCGCGGTTGACCGGAATCAGGTGGTGGTTTACGCCCAGCCGATAGCGTTGGGCGTCGCCGTAGGAGAACAGCCGTCCCTGTAGCATTTTATCGGGCGAGAATCCGATGCCGGGCACGATGTTGGCCGGGTTGAAGGCCGCCTGCTCCACATCGGCGAAGTAGTTCTCCGGATTCTTGTTCAGCTCGAGCACGCCCACATCGATCAGCGGGTAGTCGCCGTGCGGCCAGACCTTGGTCAGGTCGAACGGGTTGAACGGGAAGTCCGCGGCCGCCTTCTCGGGCACGACCTGAATTTTCATCCTCCACCTGGAAAAGTCGCCCTGCTCGATGCTCCCGAACAGATCGCGCTGGTTGCTCTCGCGGCATTTGCCGACGACCTCTGCGGCCTGGGCGTCGGTCAGGTTCTTGATTCCCTGCTCGGTCTTTAGGTGGAACTTGATCCAGAAGCGTTCGCCCCCGGCGTTGAGCAGGCTGTAGGTGTGGCTGCCGTAGCCGTTCATGTGTCGATAGGAGTATGGGATGCCCCGGTCGCTCATGGTGATCGTCACCTGGTGCAGCGACTCGGGCAGCGAGCTCCAGAAGTCCCAGTTGTTGCGGGCGCTGCGCAGATTGGTCTGAGGGTCGCGCTTAACCGCATGGTTCAGATCCGGGAACTTGAGCGGATCCTTGAGAAAGAACACGGGCGTGTTGTTGCCCACCAGATCCCAGTTGCCTTCCTCAGTGTAGAACTTGATGGCAAAGCCGCGGATGTCGCGCTCCGCATCGGCCGCCCCACGCTCGCCGGCCACGGTGGAAAACCGCACGAACAGCTCGGTTTGCTTGCCGACCTCCGAGAAGATCTTGGCCTTGGTGTATTTGGTGATGTCGTGGGTGACGGTGAAAGTGCCGAACGCGCCGGAGCCCTTGGCGTGCATGCGGCGCTCGGGGATCACCTCGCGGTCAAAGTGCGCGAGCTTCTCCAGGAACCAAACGTCCTGCAGCAGCATCGGTCCGCGCGGTCCGGCGGTGATCACGTTTTGATTGTCGACGACCGGCGCACCGACGTTGTGGGTCAGCTTCTTTGACATGGGGCTCCCCCTTTTTACCTGGTTTGATACCCTCCCAACGCACCTGTGGCAGACGCCGCGCACTTGAGGAGGTTCGTATCTGCGTTGTATGTGTCCGGGTCTACCGCTCCAAGCTAACACCAACTGTAATAATTTTTCTGTGAGGCTCGGAGGCCGACGTAAGAAGACGAGTAATCCCGGTTCAGCCGATCTCCTCGGGCCTGATCAGTACGACCTGCTCCAGGAACAGCTTGACCAGCTGCGGATCGAGGGTGGTGCCCGCCTGCTTGTGAATCACGCCCGCGGCCACGCGTAGCGGCTCCTGGTCTTTGTAGGGACGCGAGATCTTCACCGCGTCGAGCACGTCGGCCACGGCGAGGCGGCCCTGTCCTGTGCCGCATGTCCCGAAAAACCGTTGTGGTTCGTATTTACAAGTGACCAGCCAATTCGTAATAAAACTTTTAACATGCTGTTATAATTGGTCTTTATTTTCAGGACTCCGTGTATTGCCAGCGGCTTTTTTAATATATTTCTGTACTTTAATGTTGTTGCGCTTCATATTTGTGCTTTAGTAATATGTTGGCATTATTTGGTGCTGTGCCCAGCAGTCATGGGAAACGACTCTCCAAGTCAATCTGTTGACAAAAAGATGCTGCTTATAGTATTTTATGCGTATCGGGAGGATATCTGTCGTGATTAAATCAAGATTCAAAATGCACTATATAGTTCTAGGCTTGGCATTCATGCTCTGCTTCGTCGCCTGCGACACTGACGATGCCAACGACGATGATTCAATCAATGATGATATTGACGACGATGACGACGACGACTATGATTCTCACGATGCCAACGACGATGATTCAATCGATGATGATATTGACGATGATGACGACGATGACGACGATGAAGAACAATTGGCTGATTATTCGGGAACGCTGTTTGCTCTCTACGATCAGGATGATTATCGAACCCATTTTGCCAAATACACCAGGCAGGGTTGGTCCCTCTTTCCCGATATACAATTAGATGGTATTTATCTTCGCGACATCCAGTATTTTTCTGATTTCAATAAAGCCTACTTGGTCGGAGGTTGGCCTTTTGGAAAAAGCACCAACGGTAAAATATGTACGTTCCAGGAAGGAACAATCAATTGTATTACTCTTGATCAAAATGACGCACGTTGCATCGACTGTCTGGACGAAGACCACTGCGTGGTCGGCATCGCAGACGATTTGCTCCACCCTGGCCATTACTATGAGTTGGCTGACGGGGGCACATGGGTTGATAACGAAATTTCCGATGAAATCTACATGCCGTCGGTATACGATGTCTATCTCGAAGACGACGGCACATTGCATATCGCGGGCGTCTATCTCAAAAACTATGGTACTTTCGGGCAGTGGGAACCGCTGTTTGCCGAGAAAACCGCAGAGGGCTTCGTTCTTGAAGACCTATCGGTTATCGGCGATTTATATAATATGAGCTTGTATAAAATGAGGGAAATCGATGACACCATCTGGTTGGTTGGTGGAAACTGTAACTATTATGAACCTGGACATATACCGGATAACCAGGCGGGATTCATCTTACAACAAAGCGCCGGGGGGTGGATAAAGGAAGACCTGCCAGAGGTTTCGGATAGCTGGCGCGTGCTCGATATACGGAAAATCGGCGATGAGCTGATAGCTTTCGGGATCAACTTTTATAATCTCGCCTGCAACGGAGTTCTACTTCATAAACGGGACGGAGTTTGGCAAAACGCGACCCTTCCGCAGAACAGTGAAGATGACTATCAGTATCTGACAAGTTTGTACGTTGATCAAAACCAAATCGCTTGGATCGGCGGGGCGATATGCCCGATCGGTCCGTACAGTTTTAATTCATATTTAACAAGCTATGATACCGAAGCCATCACCCAACACATGGGGTATCCATCGACGGAATATGTGGTCAATTATATCGATCACTGGGGATCACAATAAAAAAGATTGGACGAGATATGCTTAGATCAAGAGCGAGAGTTTTCTGGTTCGCACTTATCTTGTCCATGATTATCATGCTCTGCTTCGTCGCCTGCGAAAGCGATGATGACGACGATAATCGCGCTGACGATAGTGAAGACGATGATTCAATCGATGACGACGATGACGACGACGATGACGACGACGATGATGACGACGACGATGACGACGACGATGATGACGACGACGATGACGATGACGATGACCTGGAGAATTACCAGGGAATGCTTTTCACAATCTTCCGTTTTGACGAAACATCGGTCTATCAAAATATAAATCTATTTGCGAGATGGGATGGCGATGATTACAAATATTTTGAGAACGAGAGGCTGGATGGATTCTACACACGCGACATGATCTATTATGACGAGGGCAAGGCGATTTTGGTTGGTTGGGGGAATGTAGCGATTGTAAAAAGTACGACTGAACCGGCGTGGGAAGGACATCCGACAATTTGGGAATACGATCATGGCTCTTGGCAAGCGGGATTATTAAACGATTTAACGCACATGACGATAACTTCCGTTGATAATTGGGGCCAGGATCATTTTGTCGCAGGCTTGGGTTCGGAAGTTGCTTATCCGACGTATTATGACAAGCAGGGCAGTGGAGATTGGACCGAAACGATAGCGTTTCTCGATATTTGTGCAACGGTCCGAGATGTCTATTTCGATTCAAACGGCGATCTGTGGCTTGCCGGCTGGCACTACTCAACGGAAATTAATAATCCTGCGCCGTTTGTTATGCATCGGGTGGACGACGAATGGATTGTTGAGGACATTTCGGTGATCGGAGACCGAGACTATCGCTGTGCGCATCGGATCAGGGAGATCAACGGCGAGATCTGGGTCACCGGCGGCAACTGCAGCAGGATACCCGAGGACGAAATGATCGCCATGCCGGGATTTATCATTCATAAGACTGGCGATGGCTGGGTGCAGGAAAGCCTGCCGCAGATCTCGGATAGTTGGCGGATACTCGATATCGGCGAGCTCGACGGCGAGCTGGTAGCGTTCGGGCTCTCATCCCTTGCAGACCTCGAGTACCCGACATCCGGTGTTTTACTTCATAAACAGCAAGGCGTTTGGAGCAGCGTTGCATTGCCCCAGAACGATTTAGGATTTGTGCTGCTCACATCGATGTATATCGACGACCAGGATGTCCTATGGCTCACCGGTGGAATCAGCGATGGAGTGGAAATCTGCAACTCGTATCTGGTCCAATACAGCGACAACGTAGTAACTCAGCTCAAAGGGTACCCGTCCGAGATGCAAATACCGACCGCCATCACAATGTGGGGAGTGCCGAAGTGAGAGCCGCTGGATCGGGCATTGAAATTGACATCGTGCGTCGGCCTGTGCTAAACGCA
It contains:
- a CDS encoding periplasmic heavy metal sensor, whose protein sequence is MIRNRKSLIPMIVVVAVVAIALWSGNALAQQHRNPVCQAALDNPQLLAELNITQEQVAQLQEINREMRRQMAPLHSKLEVTRIDLEALLDADNPDRKAIETKVSQISDLQGQMQLIKINSQLDARQIVGKQTMDKLQQMTRGRHNRDARGNQGQQGRGGRGDRGDRSERGAKNNGR
- a CDS encoding catalase, with product MSKKLTHNVGAPVVDNQNVITAGPRGPMLLQDVWFLEKLAHFDREVIPERRMHAKGSGAFGTFTVTHDITKYTKAKIFSEVGKQTELFVRFSTVAGERGAADAERDIRGFAIKFYTEEGNWDLVGNNTPVFFLKDPLKFPDLNHAVKRDPQTNLRSARNNWDFWSSLPESLHQVTITMSDRGIPYSYRHMNGYGSHTYSLLNAGGERFWIKFHLKTEQGIKNLTDAQAAEVVGKCRESNQRDLFGSIEQGDFSRWRMKIQVVPEKAAADFPFNPFDLTKVWPHGDYPLIDVGVLELNKNPENYFADVEQAAFNPANIVPGIGFSPDKMLQGRLFSYGDAQRYRLGVNHHLIPVNRARCPVNTFHRDGMMRVDDNSGATLGYEPNSYGQWQEQPEFREPPLALEGVADHWNHREDDDDYYSQPGNLFRMMNPEQQQALFDNTARAMGDAPQEIKARHIGNCAKADPAYGAGVAKALGIALSEVSSK